A genomic window from Balaenoptera acutorostrata chromosome 20, mBalAcu1.1, whole genome shotgun sequence includes:
- the LOC103014949 gene encoding phosphoinositide 3-kinase regulatory subunit 5 isoform X3 translates to MDSGYVEDGEESSFEWPKRPGSQERRGHRRPGQKFNRIYKLFKSTSQLVLRRDSRTLEGSPDSARPLRRAGSLCSPCSPLDGPALPPSRAQRSRSLPQHKLDPELPGWLLAPASRHRRRCPFLSGDEDPKASTLRVVVFGSDRISGKVARAYSKLRRLESNRPLLTRFFKLQFFYVPMKRSRGTSASPAPRSQTPPLPTDPPRHPGPAELGAAPWEESTNDISHYLGMLDPWYERNVLGLMHLPPEVLCQQSLKAESRPLEGSPAQLPILADMLLYYCRFAARPVLLQVYQTELTFITGEKTTEIFIHSLELGHSAATRAIKASGPGSKRLGIDGDREAIPLTLQIIYSKGAISGRSRWSNMEKVCTSVNLSKACRQQEDLDSSTEALTLNLTEVVKRQNPKSKKGFNQISISQIKVDKVQIIGSNSCPFAVCLDQDERKILQSVVRCEVSPCYKPEKSSLCPPPQRPSYLQAQAAPDLCSLLCLPIMTFSGALP, encoded by the exons ATGGATAGTGGCTACGTGGAGGACGGCGAGGAGAGCTCCTTCGAGTGGCCCAAGAGGCCTGGCAGCCAGGAGCGCCGGGGCCACCGCAGGCCCGGGCAGAAGTTCAACAGGATCTATAAGCTCTTCAAGAGCACCAGCCAGCTGGTGCTGCGGAGGGACTCCCGGACCCTGGAGGGCAGCCCGGACAGCGCCCGGCCCCTGCGGCGGGCCGGCAGCCTCTGCAGCCCCTGCAGCCCCCTGGATGGCCCGGCGCTGCCCCCGTCCCGGGCCCAGCGCTCCCGCTCCCTGCCCCAGCACAAGCTCGACCCCGAGCTGCCCGGCTGGCTCCTGGCCCCCGCCTCCCGTCACCGGCGCCGCTGCCCCTTCCTGAGCGGGGACGAGGACCCCAAGGCCTCCACGCTGCGAGTCGTGGTCTTCGGCTCCGATCGGATCTCGGGGAAGGTGGCCCGGGCGTACAGCAAACTGCG GCGGCTGGAGAGCAACCGTCCGCTCCTCACGCGGTTCTTCAAGCTTCAGTTCTTCTACGTGCCCATGAAGCGGAGCCGCGGGACCAGCGCCAGCCCAGCCCCTCGGAGCCAGACGCCGCCGCTCCCCACAGACCCCCCGAGGCACCCCGGCCCTGCG GAGCTGGGTGCAGCCCCCTGGGAGGAAAGCACCAATGACATCTCCCACTACCTCGGCATGCTTGACCCCTGGTATGAGCGCAACGTCCTGGGCCTCATGCACCTGCCCCCTGAAGTCCTGTGCCAG caGTCTCTGAAGGCTGAGTCCCGGCCCCTGGAGGGCTCTCCTGCCCAGCTGCCCATCCTGGCGGACATGCTGCTCTATTACTGCCGCTTCGCTGCCCGGCCGGTGCTGCTGCAGGTCTACCAGACCGAG CTGACCTTCATCACCGGGGAGAAGACGACAGAGATCTTCATCCACTCCCTGGAGCTGGGTCACTCCGCCGCCACACGCGCCATCAAGGCTTCGG GTCCTGGCAGCAAGCGATTGGGCATCGATGGTGACCGGGAGGCCATCCCTCTAACACTACAGATTATTTACAGCAAG GGGGCCATCAGTGGACGCAGTCGCTGGAGTAACATGGAGAAGGTCTGCACCTCCGTCAACCTCAGCAAGGCCTGCCGGCAGCAGGAGGACCTAG ACTCCAGCACGGAGGCCCTGACGCTAAACCTGACAGAAGTGGTGAAAAGGCAGAACCCTAAATCCAAGAAGGGCTTCAACCAG ATTAGCATCTCGCAGATCAAAGTGGACAAGGTGCAGATTATCGGCTCTAACAGCTGCCCCTTTGCCGTGTGCCTGGACCAGGACGAGAGGAAGATCCTGCAGAGTGTGGTCAG GTGTGAGGTCTCACCCTGCTACAAGCCGGAGAAGAGCagcctctgccccccaccccagaggccCTCCTACCTGCAGGCGCAGGCCGCACCCGACCTCTGCTCCCTGCTCTGTCTGCCCATCATGACTTTCAGTGGCGCTCTGCCCTAG
- the LOC103014949 gene encoding phosphoinositide 3-kinase regulatory subunit 5 isoform X4, translating to MDSGYVEDGEESSFEWPKRPGSQERRGHRRPGQKFNRIYKLFKSTSQLVLRRDSRTLEGSPDSARPLRRAGSLCSPCSPLDGPALPPSRAQRSRSLPQHKLDPELPGWLLAPASRHRRRCPFLSGDEDPKASTLRVVVFGSDRISGKVARAYSKLRRLESNRPLLTRFFKLQFFYVPMKRSRGTSASPAPRSQTPPLPTDPPRHPGPAELGAAPWEESTNDISHYLGMLDPWYERNVLGLMHLPPEVLCQSLKAESRPLEGSPAQLPILADMLLYYCRFAARPVLLQVYQTELTFITGEKTTEIFIHSLELGHSAATRAIKASGPGSKRLGIDGDREAIPLTLQIIYSKGAISGRSRWSNMEKVCTSVNLSKACRQQEDLDSSTEALTLNLTEVVKRQNPKSKKGFNQISISQIKVDKVQIIGSNSCPFAVCLDQDERKILQSVVRCEVSPCYKPEKSSLCPPPQRPSYLQAQAAPDLCSLLCLPIMTFSGALP from the exons ATGGATAGTGGCTACGTGGAGGACGGCGAGGAGAGCTCCTTCGAGTGGCCCAAGAGGCCTGGCAGCCAGGAGCGCCGGGGCCACCGCAGGCCCGGGCAGAAGTTCAACAGGATCTATAAGCTCTTCAAGAGCACCAGCCAGCTGGTGCTGCGGAGGGACTCCCGGACCCTGGAGGGCAGCCCGGACAGCGCCCGGCCCCTGCGGCGGGCCGGCAGCCTCTGCAGCCCCTGCAGCCCCCTGGATGGCCCGGCGCTGCCCCCGTCCCGGGCCCAGCGCTCCCGCTCCCTGCCCCAGCACAAGCTCGACCCCGAGCTGCCCGGCTGGCTCCTGGCCCCCGCCTCCCGTCACCGGCGCCGCTGCCCCTTCCTGAGCGGGGACGAGGACCCCAAGGCCTCCACGCTGCGAGTCGTGGTCTTCGGCTCCGATCGGATCTCGGGGAAGGTGGCCCGGGCGTACAGCAAACTGCG GCGGCTGGAGAGCAACCGTCCGCTCCTCACGCGGTTCTTCAAGCTTCAGTTCTTCTACGTGCCCATGAAGCGGAGCCGCGGGACCAGCGCCAGCCCAGCCCCTCGGAGCCAGACGCCGCCGCTCCCCACAGACCCCCCGAGGCACCCCGGCCCTGCG GAGCTGGGTGCAGCCCCCTGGGAGGAAAGCACCAATGACATCTCCCACTACCTCGGCATGCTTGACCCCTGGTATGAGCGCAACGTCCTGGGCCTCATGCACCTGCCCCCTGAAGTCCTGTGCCAG TCTCTGAAGGCTGAGTCCCGGCCCCTGGAGGGCTCTCCTGCCCAGCTGCCCATCCTGGCGGACATGCTGCTCTATTACTGCCGCTTCGCTGCCCGGCCGGTGCTGCTGCAGGTCTACCAGACCGAG CTGACCTTCATCACCGGGGAGAAGACGACAGAGATCTTCATCCACTCCCTGGAGCTGGGTCACTCCGCCGCCACACGCGCCATCAAGGCTTCGG GTCCTGGCAGCAAGCGATTGGGCATCGATGGTGACCGGGAGGCCATCCCTCTAACACTACAGATTATTTACAGCAAG GGGGCCATCAGTGGACGCAGTCGCTGGAGTAACATGGAGAAGGTCTGCACCTCCGTCAACCTCAGCAAGGCCTGCCGGCAGCAGGAGGACCTAG ACTCCAGCACGGAGGCCCTGACGCTAAACCTGACAGAAGTGGTGAAAAGGCAGAACCCTAAATCCAAGAAGGGCTTCAACCAG ATTAGCATCTCGCAGATCAAAGTGGACAAGGTGCAGATTATCGGCTCTAACAGCTGCCCCTTTGCCGTGTGCCTGGACCAGGACGAGAGGAAGATCCTGCAGAGTGTGGTCAG GTGTGAGGTCTCACCCTGCTACAAGCCGGAGAAGAGCagcctctgccccccaccccagaggccCTCCTACCTGCAGGCGCAGGCCGCACCCGACCTCTGCTCCCTGCTCTGTCTGCCCATCATGACTTTCAGTGGCGCTCTGCCCTAG
- the LOC103014949 gene encoding phosphoinositide 3-kinase regulatory subunit 5 isoform X2 has translation MDSGYVEDGEESSFEWPKRPGSQERRGHRRPGQKFNRIYKLFKSTSQLVLRRDSRTLEGSPDSARPLRRAGSLCSPCSPLDGPALPPSRAQRSRSLPQHKLDPELPGWLLAPASRHRRRCPFLSGDEDPKASTLRVVVFGSDRISGKVARAYSKLRRRLESNRPLLTRFFKLQFFYVPMKRSRGTSASPAPRSQTPPLPTDPPRHPGPAELGAAPWEESTNDISHYLGMLDPWYERNVLGLMHLPPEVLCQQSLKAESRPLEGSPAQLPILADMLLYYCRFAARPVLLQVYQTELTFITGEKTTEIFIHSLELGHSAATRAIKASGPGSKRLGIDGDREAIPLTLQIIYSKGAISGRSRWSNMEKVCTSVNLSKACRQQEDLDSSTEALTLNLTEVVKRQNPKSKKGFNQISISQIKVDKVQIIGSNSCPFAVCLDQDERKILQSVVRCEVSPCYKPEKSSLCPPPQRPSYLQAQAAPDLCSLLCLPIMTFSGALP, from the exons ATGGATAGTGGCTACGTGGAGGACGGCGAGGAGAGCTCCTTCGAGTGGCCCAAGAGGCCTGGCAGCCAGGAGCGCCGGGGCCACCGCAGGCCCGGGCAGAAGTTCAACAGGATCTATAAGCTCTTCAAGAGCACCAGCCAGCTGGTGCTGCGGAGGGACTCCCGGACCCTGGAGGGCAGCCCGGACAGCGCCCGGCCCCTGCGGCGGGCCGGCAGCCTCTGCAGCCCCTGCAGCCCCCTGGATGGCCCGGCGCTGCCCCCGTCCCGGGCCCAGCGCTCCCGCTCCCTGCCCCAGCACAAGCTCGACCCCGAGCTGCCCGGCTGGCTCCTGGCCCCCGCCTCCCGTCACCGGCGCCGCTGCCCCTTCCTGAGCGGGGACGAGGACCCCAAGGCCTCCACGCTGCGAGTCGTGGTCTTCGGCTCCGATCGGATCTCGGGGAAGGTGGCCCGGGCGTACAGCAAACTGCG CAGGCGGCTGGAGAGCAACCGTCCGCTCCTCACGCGGTTCTTCAAGCTTCAGTTCTTCTACGTGCCCATGAAGCGGAGCCGCGGGACCAGCGCCAGCCCAGCCCCTCGGAGCCAGACGCCGCCGCTCCCCACAGACCCCCCGAGGCACCCCGGCCCTGCG GAGCTGGGTGCAGCCCCCTGGGAGGAAAGCACCAATGACATCTCCCACTACCTCGGCATGCTTGACCCCTGGTATGAGCGCAACGTCCTGGGCCTCATGCACCTGCCCCCTGAAGTCCTGTGCCAG caGTCTCTGAAGGCTGAGTCCCGGCCCCTGGAGGGCTCTCCTGCCCAGCTGCCCATCCTGGCGGACATGCTGCTCTATTACTGCCGCTTCGCTGCCCGGCCGGTGCTGCTGCAGGTCTACCAGACCGAG CTGACCTTCATCACCGGGGAGAAGACGACAGAGATCTTCATCCACTCCCTGGAGCTGGGTCACTCCGCCGCCACACGCGCCATCAAGGCTTCGG GTCCTGGCAGCAAGCGATTGGGCATCGATGGTGACCGGGAGGCCATCCCTCTAACACTACAGATTATTTACAGCAAG GGGGCCATCAGTGGACGCAGTCGCTGGAGTAACATGGAGAAGGTCTGCACCTCCGTCAACCTCAGCAAGGCCTGCCGGCAGCAGGAGGACCTAG ACTCCAGCACGGAGGCCCTGACGCTAAACCTGACAGAAGTGGTGAAAAGGCAGAACCCTAAATCCAAGAAGGGCTTCAACCAG ATTAGCATCTCGCAGATCAAAGTGGACAAGGTGCAGATTATCGGCTCTAACAGCTGCCCCTTTGCCGTGTGCCTGGACCAGGACGAGAGGAAGATCCTGCAGAGTGTGGTCAG GTGTGAGGTCTCACCCTGCTACAAGCCGGAGAAGAGCagcctctgccccccaccccagaggccCTCCTACCTGCAGGCGCAGGCCGCACCCGACCTCTGCTCCCTGCTCTGTCTGCCCATCATGACTTTCAGTGGCGCTCTGCCCTAG
- the LOC103014949 gene encoding phosphoinositide 3-kinase regulatory subunit 5 isoform X1: MDSGYVEDGEESSFEWPKRPGSQERRGHRRPGQKFNRIYKLFKSTSQLVLRRDSRTLEGSPDSARPLRRAGSLCSPCSPLDGPALPPSRAQRSRSLPQHKLDPELPGWLLAPASRHRRRCPFLSGDEDPKASTLRVVVFGSDRISGKVARAYSKLRRRLESNRPLLTRFFKLQFFYVPMKRSRGTSASPAPRSQTPPLPTDPPRHPGPAELGAAPWEESTNDISHYLGMLDPWYERNVLGLMHLPPEVLCQSLKAESRPLEGSPAQLPILADMLLYYCRFAARPVLLQVYQTELTFITGEKTTEIFIHSLELGHSAATRAIKASGPGSKRLGIDGDREAIPLTLQIIYSKGAISGRSRWSNMEKVCTSVNLSKACRQQEDLDSSTEALTLNLTEVVKRQNPKSKKGFNQISISQIKVDKVQIIGSNSCPFAVCLDQDERKILQSVVRCEVSPCYKPEKSSLCPPPQRPSYLQAQAAPDLCSLLCLPIMTFSGALP; this comes from the exons ATGGATAGTGGCTACGTGGAGGACGGCGAGGAGAGCTCCTTCGAGTGGCCCAAGAGGCCTGGCAGCCAGGAGCGCCGGGGCCACCGCAGGCCCGGGCAGAAGTTCAACAGGATCTATAAGCTCTTCAAGAGCACCAGCCAGCTGGTGCTGCGGAGGGACTCCCGGACCCTGGAGGGCAGCCCGGACAGCGCCCGGCCCCTGCGGCGGGCCGGCAGCCTCTGCAGCCCCTGCAGCCCCCTGGATGGCCCGGCGCTGCCCCCGTCCCGGGCCCAGCGCTCCCGCTCCCTGCCCCAGCACAAGCTCGACCCCGAGCTGCCCGGCTGGCTCCTGGCCCCCGCCTCCCGTCACCGGCGCCGCTGCCCCTTCCTGAGCGGGGACGAGGACCCCAAGGCCTCCACGCTGCGAGTCGTGGTCTTCGGCTCCGATCGGATCTCGGGGAAGGTGGCCCGGGCGTACAGCAAACTGCG CAGGCGGCTGGAGAGCAACCGTCCGCTCCTCACGCGGTTCTTCAAGCTTCAGTTCTTCTACGTGCCCATGAAGCGGAGCCGCGGGACCAGCGCCAGCCCAGCCCCTCGGAGCCAGACGCCGCCGCTCCCCACAGACCCCCCGAGGCACCCCGGCCCTGCG GAGCTGGGTGCAGCCCCCTGGGAGGAAAGCACCAATGACATCTCCCACTACCTCGGCATGCTTGACCCCTGGTATGAGCGCAACGTCCTGGGCCTCATGCACCTGCCCCCTGAAGTCCTGTGCCAG TCTCTGAAGGCTGAGTCCCGGCCCCTGGAGGGCTCTCCTGCCCAGCTGCCCATCCTGGCGGACATGCTGCTCTATTACTGCCGCTTCGCTGCCCGGCCGGTGCTGCTGCAGGTCTACCAGACCGAG CTGACCTTCATCACCGGGGAGAAGACGACAGAGATCTTCATCCACTCCCTGGAGCTGGGTCACTCCGCCGCCACACGCGCCATCAAGGCTTCGG GTCCTGGCAGCAAGCGATTGGGCATCGATGGTGACCGGGAGGCCATCCCTCTAACACTACAGATTATTTACAGCAAG GGGGCCATCAGTGGACGCAGTCGCTGGAGTAACATGGAGAAGGTCTGCACCTCCGTCAACCTCAGCAAGGCCTGCCGGCAGCAGGAGGACCTAG ACTCCAGCACGGAGGCCCTGACGCTAAACCTGACAGAAGTGGTGAAAAGGCAGAACCCTAAATCCAAGAAGGGCTTCAACCAG ATTAGCATCTCGCAGATCAAAGTGGACAAGGTGCAGATTATCGGCTCTAACAGCTGCCCCTTTGCCGTGTGCCTGGACCAGGACGAGAGGAAGATCCTGCAGAGTGTGGTCAG GTGTGAGGTCTCACCCTGCTACAAGCCGGAGAAGAGCagcctctgccccccaccccagaggccCTCCTACCTGCAGGCGCAGGCCGCACCCGACCTCTGCTCCCTGCTCTGTCTGCCCATCATGACTTTCAGTGGCGCTCTGCCCTAG